The following are from one region of the Salvelinus alpinus chromosome 16, SLU_Salpinus.1, whole genome shotgun sequence genome:
- the LOC139541345 gene encoding regulator of G-protein signaling 5-like, with the protein MCKGLALLPTTCLERAKELKAKLGSFLQKPDWSLASCKIGKTRPTLEQCMRWKESFEKLLSNKHGLMAFTAFLVSEFSEENIAFYVACEDFRSTKSAAKLAVKAQRIYDEFICTDAPREVNIDHETRDITRANLKDPSTSCFDMAQHRIYLLMAKDCYPRFLRSPAYKDLISQLRAKCTSISKKA; encoded by the exons ATGTGCAAAGGACTAGCATTACTGCCTACCACCTGCCTGGAAAG ggcCAAGGAACTAAAAGCAAAGCTGGGCAGCTTTCTGCAAAAACCCGACTGGAGTCTAGCAAGCTGCAAAATAGGCAAAACTAGACCTACTCTGGAACAATGCATGAGGTGGAAAGAGTCTTTCGAAAAGCTGTTGTCCAATAAAC aTGGACTGATGGCCTTTACAGCTTTCCTGGTGTCAGAGTTCAGTGAGGAGAACATTGCGTTCTACGTTGCCTGTGAGGACTTCAGGAGCACTAAGTCTGCTGCCAAGCTGGCTGTGAAAGCCCAGAGAATCTACGATGAGTTCATCTGCACCGACGCACCCCGAGAG gtgaacaTTGACCATGAGACTCGTGACATCACCAGGGCCAACCTGAAAGATCCATCTACATCCTGTTTCGACATGGCCCAGCATAGGATCTACCTTCTCATGGCCAAGGACTGCTACCCTCGCTTCCTTCGTTCCCCGGCTTACAAAGACCTGATCAGCCAGCTCCGTGCCAAGTGCACATCCATCTCCAAGAAGGCGTGA